A window of Canis lupus familiaris isolate Mischka breed German Shepherd chromosome 12, alternate assembly UU_Cfam_GSD_1.0, whole genome shotgun sequence genomic DNA:
GGGACACATGGATGCTGGGTCATGGTGGAGAGGAGTGGTAGGAGCTTTGGGGAGGGCTGAGGTCTggagaggatggggtgggggtgggctggatGGAGAGTTAGGAAGACAGCATAGCAATTTCTTAATCAGAGAGCCAGAACAGGGCTCTGGAGATGGAAAAGATGTTCCAGGGGAGTATGGGGGTCAGTgaggggttggggatggggttGCGGTGAGACCACCCTGGGTTCCCTTCTTTGAAGGCTTCAGGGCCTGGTGGTGAAGGGGGGTTTGAGAGGGATGGCTCATCTTGGGGCTCCCAGGAGTAAGGAGAGAAGAAGCTGTAGGATCCTGGAGGGGGTcctggagtggggggtgggggtggggactccCAGAAGATTCTTGTGAATGGGGCTTCTGTTGGGTCTGTGTAGGGTCCCGGGGTGGGGGCACTCACTTGGCCTGGGCCTCGTCCAGGCTCTGGTCGGTGATGGTCATTATCTGCTGCAGAATGTCCCCGATGTCTTGCTTCCCTCGGCCTCCCGGGACCCCCCCGCTACCCCCACCGGGGTCTCCGCCGCCGGGAGGCTCGCCAGGGCCCCCGGGCTCCCCACCCACCAATCccaggcccccgcggcccccgcccggaGGGGGCGGCCCCAGCAGCCGCTCGTCCATAGTTGGGGGGGGGCCCTgaggccccctccctgctccgcccctccccccgcctagttacttccccacccccaaactcgGTGGGGCCGCTGCTCCCTCCGCCCTAACCCCCACCCGTTCCCCCCTCCCGGCTCCCCCGGGGGTTCACCCCCACCCCGAAGGGAGACCTGGGGTACCGGCTGGGCCCCCCACAGGAGACCCCGGCCCCCGGCGGCGGAGAAAATGGAGccggagagagagaggaggcccaAGCGGGGGTGTGTGTGAgcgagagagggaggagggaggagggcggagggggggagcgagggagggaggctgggggaggggagccggggaggaagaggaggggagaagagaggaggaacggggaggagctgggggcggagagagacacacagaaaccGAGGAACTGGGACcgagtggaggaggggagagggacgagggggcgaggggaggaggctggaggccgGGGGAGAGGAGCggaggccggggcgggagggcggcgcgggtcggggctggggggccgccGCCGGGGCTCCGAGTCGGGGTTCCAGGTGCCGTGGACTCCGGCCGCTAGAATGCCCGGGTTCGCAGACAGTTCCGTTCATATTTCTTGTCCTAATGACTCCCCTCCCTGTTATACTTAATTAAAACCAGGaaaggggggctgggggggtatAATTAGGGAAGTCTCCAGCCGCTGCTTAATGAGCCAGTAATTAACCAGCCAGGGAGGGGAGCTGGCCTCTCGCCAGGCTAGGGAGAGAGGCGGCCTCTGGCCTCACCTTCCTGCCCCCCCCGTacccctcccccacagccctcAACACCAGTCTTCTTTTAGTCCAGAGGATAATTACGTTTATTCGTACAACCAGAACATCAGACTCGAGCAGCAGTGGGGAGGCGGGGTGGGCAGTGCTAAGTGTCGGTTCACAGCCTGTAGGCCCCTcagtcctgggggctgggggtgctggtGGTAGGGTGGGAGGATGGTCTGTCTCTTTTGCAATGCCCTGTCTCCCTTCTTAATGTGTCTCAAGGCCCTAACCTTGGgagatttgccttttctagggAGATGGAGGCCTGAGCCCTCAGATTCTGCCTTATGGGTGTCTGACTGGGGTGTCTCCACAGCTCAGGACCAAGACTTCCAGCCACTTCTTGGGATCAGAGGAGGGGGTGTCCCTCAGTGGCTAGGATCCTCTCACCTCTTCAAACTGCCGTGTACTGGCGAAGGGAGTCAAATGACCATCCTACCTTGACTATTCCCAGGGTTTGTGGACTTTTACCCCCTCTATTCCCCAGAAAGGTGGATGAGGGTGATGAATATTGAGATTTCTCCCAGGTCCTTCAGTCTCTGGCGCCCCTGCCAAGCAGGAGAAGAGGGCATGCAATGGGCTGCCCAGCTTTGAGCCCCAGGAGTGCGGAGTgcctggtgggggggaggggctcaAGTCTCAGCAGGTATGTGTGGGGGGCCGAGACCTTTGCTCCTCCATTCGACCCCCACCCTGAACTCTCAGCAGCAACTCCAGGAGCTCCTGTCCCCCTGGGGGTAGGGGAGGCTCTGACCGCTGGGCTTCCATCCGCTGGCTCTGGAGTAGAGGGAAGGGAGGTTGTCGGTAATATTTTAAGAGGAATAGGCCCTGAAAGGAGCCAAGGCTGATGAAAGGGGTCTATAGGGCACCTGTGATGGGGATGGAGGGGATCAGGCCTGGCAAAGGGGTGGATGCTGGGGAAATGAGGAGTAGGGCCCAAAAGACAACAAGGGCCAACGAACTGGCAAGCCTGGGTCTTGCCTTCTGGGGAGGCGTCTCACCTGGTGACTGAGGATAGTGCTGTAGAGCTGTTCTCTCTCCTCAAGAGGCCGAAGTGGGGCTGGGGCTATGCTTGGGGGGTTCTGGGGGATGTGGAAGGTGGCTCTTTGCTCCTCTAGGCGGCGGGACTGGGCCTCAGCCACCAAATCCAGAAGGAGCTCAGTCTGTAGGGAGAGCAGGGAGGCggagcagggccccagggctggggaaaGGAAGGGTAGGGCTCAGAGACCCAGAGAAATTGGCAGACAGGAGGGGTGGTGGTGCAAGGTGATTAGGAACTTGTGGTCAGAGCTGAGGGGGAGTAGTGGGGAGttaggagatggagagagggccCACGATGGGAATGGCCTTGGTAATGGGATCAGGAAGGATGTGGGCACCAAGGTCAGGGAGCTCCCTGGCCGGGTGAGGGTACCTGTGTGGCGggtccctggaggaggaggggacggAGGAGCAGATCGCCAAGGCCTAGTGGTGGCATTCACAGGGGGCCAGTCCTGCTCATCCTGATGGGGGCCTTGATGCTGGGAGACATCCGGTCCAGTCAGGCGGGGGAGTGGTGGGCCAACAGcccatttcctctctctgtgtctctgttcctGCCTCAGTTTGCCCAAGCCCTTCCAAGTCCCCTGAATCCCCTGTCAGTACGTCTCTGCCCTATGTCGCATCACCTCCCTTTCTCCCAGTGTTAGCCTCCCCGACCCAGTGCGCAGCTCACCTGTTCaccatcctcttcctcctggggTCTCTCGGCCTCCATCCCCTGGGGGGAGAGAAACTGATGGGGGAGGGATAGCTGGGATTTGGAAGGAGGGCTGGAACTCTAGGTTCCTGAGGGGAGTGGGggctggaaggggtgggggtgagccaGGGGCTGGATGCCTGggtactgagcaggaagctgggtTCCTGGTCAGCCCCCCCACTGGCCCCGCCCATCCCTTTCAACTTCCTCCAGTTCTCTTTTCCCACCCAAACTGCTTGCTTGACCGCTCTTGCCCCAGGGGAACACAGAGACTGGGAAAAGCTCCTCCAGATGCAGTAGTGGAGGAGGTTCATGGTGGGGAAGGACTCTTGGCCTCCTCGTCTCCAGAGGCTCAGTAGACCCCCCCAAGGCCAGGCTCTGTTCTCtccactcccctcctccccttcagcTCTTTCTGTCAACACAGGAACTAGCTACACAGGAAGTGGTTTTGCTCTTCAgagcccctctcccttcctcaggTCCCTTTCCTAAGAGGACCCCAATGTAGGCTTTGACCCTTCCCTGTATCCCAGTTTCCTGCAGACTTATGGGAACTGGGAGGGGCATGGTTGCATTGGGAAGCAGAGGACTCAGATCCAGGGATATTGGGCCATGAAACATGTACACATACCCCTAGCAGTGGTGCCAACCAACACACACTATTCCATAAATATGGAGTTATCAAATAGTTATCCCTGCCCTCTAGGTGCTTACAGTCTATTCAGGGGACAAGATATGTACCAAATGTGAGCCAAGGGGCAGGGGAAACTTTCCTCTGGCCATGAATAAAAGATGTAGGAATGGAATAGGGAGACAACCACCTTTCTGGCTTGGTCTCACTGCTGGTCAGGCTGGCTGGCA
This region includes:
- the GPSM3 gene encoding G-protein-signaling modulator 3 isoform X2; the protein is MEAERPQEEEDGEQDVSQHQGPHQDEQDWPPVNATTRPWRSAPPSPPPPGTRHTALGPCSASLLSLQTELLLDLVAEAQSRRLEEQRATFHIPQNPPSIAPAPLRPLEEREQLYSTILSHQSQRMEAQRSEPPLPPGGQELLELLLRVQGGGRMEEQRSRPPTHTC
- the GPSM3 gene encoding G-protein-signaling modulator 3 isoform X1, with the protein product MEAERPQEEEDGEQDVSQHQGPHQDEQDWPPVNATTRPWRSAPPSPPPPGTRHTALGPCSASLLSLQTELLLDLVAEAQSRRLEEQRATFHIPQNPPSIAPAPLRPLEEREQLYSTILSHQGRQRLKDLGEISIFITLIHLSGE
- the GPSM3 gene encoding G-protein-signaling modulator 3 isoform X3 — encoded protein: MEAERPQEEEDGEQHQGPHQDEQDWPPVNATTRPWRSAPPSPPPPGTRHTALGPCSASLLSLQTELLLDLVAEAQSRRLEEQRATFHIPQNPPSIAPAPLRPLEEREQLYSTILSHQSQRMEAQRSEPPLPPGGQELLELLLRVQGGGRMEEQRSRPPTHTC